DNA from Leucobacter aridicollis:
AGTGGTTGACGGCCTCGGAGATGACCGAGTCGCGGCCGAAGCGCTGGTCGATGATCTGCGCCGGTGCCTTGCCCTTGCGGAAGCCAGGAATCGAGACCTGCTCGGCGATCGACTTGTACGCGTTCTTCAGGTAGGGAGCGAGCTCGTCCTGCGTGACGGTAACGGTCAGCTTCGTGCGGGTCGGTGTGAGCTTTTCAGCTTTCGTCTTCGGCAATTTGGCCTCTCATCGTCGGATCATGCTGCTATCAGCCTGTGTCGGGCCAAGCGACCCTTGTCGGGGCGACAGGATTCGAACCTGCGACCTCCCGCTCCCAAAGCGGGCGCTCTAGCCAAGCTGAGCTACGCCCCGAGACTCTCGTCTCACGGTTACGCTCACAGCGCGCAACCTGACCAATCCTAGTCCAAACCTTGGCAAATCAGCACACCGGGCGCTGTTTACGGGGCAAAAGCCCTCGATTTCCGCGAAAACACGCGGCGGAGCGGGGCCTCCGGGAGTGTCATCGTGGCCCGGCCGCCCAGAAACCAAGAGCCCCTCACCGGAGTGAGGGGCTCATTCGAGGGGATGACGGGAATCGAACCCGCGTAATCAGTTTGGAAGACTGAGGCTCTACCATTGAGCTACATCCCCGGACCACCGAGATGGTCTGGCGCTTGCGCGACTCATCGAGCATACTGCATGTTCGTCGCGTGGCGCGAACGCGCCCCCGCCCCGGCGCGTCTCGGCCGCCGACAGCGCGCCTAGCTCGTGGCGGCGCGGTGGTTGCTCGTGTAGTCGAGGTAGACCTCCGAGTTACGGCGCACCGACTCGCGATCCTCATCCCGCAGTTCACGCACCACCCGCGCCGGCACGCCCGCGACGAGCGAGTGCGGCGGGATCACCATCCCCTGCGGGACGACTGCGCCGGCTGCGACGAGGCTCCCCTCCCCCACGACCGCCTCGTTGAGCACTGTCGCGTTCATCCCGATGAGACACCCGTTCTCGACCGTCGCGCCGTGCACCACCGCGTTGTGCCCCATGGACACGTCATCGCCGATCACCGTCGCCTGGCCGCGGAAGGTGTGGATCACGACGCCGTCCTGCGCGTTCGTGCGCTCGCCGATGCGCACGGCGTCGGAGTCGCCCCGCACGACAGCGTTGTACCAGATGCTCGAGTCGCGACCGATCGACACGTTGCCGACGACGAACGAGCCCGGAGCGAGCCACACGCTCTCGTGCACCTCGGGCGCGCCGTATGGTGCGACGGGGATGATCTGGCCGTGGTGTTTCGTCATTGCACACTCCTTTGGGTAGACAAAAAGGCCCTTACTCAAGAGTAAGGGCCTTCGTTGCTCCCCCGGCTGGGCTCGAACCAGCGACATCCTGATTAACAGTCAAGCGCTCTGCCAACTGAGCTACAGGGGAATATTGCCGCAGCAACTCGACTAGCGTACCAAGCGTCTCGCGGGCCACGCAAATCACGGTTCCCCGGGCGCGTCTACTCCTCGGCGATCTCGTCGTACGCGGTGGACCGGAGCGCGTCGGCGAGCCTGCGGACATAGTCGTGCTCGGTGCGCCGGAAGATGGAGTTGATCTCGCCGCGACCGACGATGCGGCCCTGCTGCAGTACGATGACCTCCTCGGCGAGCGCCTCGAGCATCCCGATGTCGTGGCTCACGAGGACCATCGAGGCGCCGGTGCGCTTCCGGTACCACTTGAGCAGATCAACGATCTTCGGGCGATTGTTCGCATCGACTCCGAGCGTCGGCTCGTCCACGATGAGCACCGTCGGGTCGAGCATGAGTGAACGCATCACGGCGACGCGTTGGCGCTGCCCCTTCGACAGCTCGTACGGGTACTCCTGCAGCTTCGCGAGCGGCAGCGCGACGATGTCCATCATCTCGGCGACGATTTCCCCGAGCGGCTCGCGGTCGAAGTTGCGCACCCGCTCCTGAATCGGCTCGAACAGCACATCGCCCACGTTGAGCTCCGGGGTGAGGGTCGCTCCGGCGTCCTGCGAGAGGTGGCCGACGTAGGCCGTCAGCCGCGAACGCGATCGGCGGGTCAGGCGATCCAGCGGCATATCGAGCGCCTTGCCGACGCCGCCGGCGGACTTGATGCGGGCGTTCTTGTCGCCCTCCGTGCCCCGCCCAGCGAGGTAGCGCGTCAGCGTCGACTTGCCAGAACCGCTCTCGCCGAGCACGGCGAGCACTCCCCCGCGGGGGAGGTCAAGGCTCACACCCTCGACGGCCTGGAAGGCGCGCCCGCCAGCGTGTGCCGGATACCTCAGCGAGAGATCCGAGGCGATCAGGACGGGGTCTGCGTCGAGGTTTGGATGTGCCACACGCTCACCTTACTAGTCGTGACGCAGCCCACGCCGTGCATGCTCCAGCGCGGCGAGTTGCTCCTGCACGCGCCGGGAGGCCTCGCTCGACGAGTCGCCGATGCGCTGCATCCGGGCAAGCAGCTCCTGTTTGAGCGAGACGAGGTCGCGGTCGAGCAGCGAAATGACGACCTCGCGGGCGTACTCGGGCAGGAGGGCGGGATCCCGTTGCGGCATCGACGCGATCGCAAGTTCGCGGACGAGTCCCTGGTGCGTCTGCGGGGCCGCCGCGAGGACAGCCTCCACCCATGCGCCGCCGTCGAGGCTGGGCAGCGCCGCGCTGAGGGCGTCCCTGACGACGCGAAGCTGCGGTTCGGTGACCTGCGCCGTGACGGCCTGCGAGAGCAGTTCGGATCCCACCGCGGGACCCTGCTGGATCATCGCCATGAGCGCATCGCGCTCGAGCCAGACTGCCGGCGTCGAACGCAGCGTCGCGAGCGAGATCGCCGGGCGTGCCGGCTCGGGCTCAGCGCCCTGGTGCGGCCCCCCGTAATCGGGCTCGGCTGGCGCCTGCCTGTGCGCGTTCTTCACCGCGTGTTGCACCTCGGCGAGGTCGAGGCCGAGCATCCGCGCGAGTTCGCGGGCGTAGCCTGGGCGCATTCCAGGATCCTTGATGCCTGCGACGATCGGGGCGGCCTGCCGGAGCGCGGACACCCTGCCCTCGACCGAGTTCAGGTCGTACCTGCTGATCGCCTGCTTGAGTGCGAACTCGAACAGCGGCACCTTCTTGTCGAAGAGCTCCCGCACGGCGTCGTCGCCGCGGTGGAGCCTGAGGTCGGCCGGGTCGTAGCCGTCCGGCGCGACCGCGGCGTAGGTCTGAGCGGTAAAGCGCTGCTCCTCGCCGAACGCGCGCAGCGCGGCCTTCTGGCCCGCCTCGTCAGGGTCGAACGTGAAGATCACCTCGGCCGCCGAGTCGTCCCCCATCACGCGGCGGAGCATCGAAATGTGCTCCTTGCCGAAGGCGGTGCCACAGGTGGCGATCGCGTCGTCAACGCCCGCGAGGTGGCAGGCCATGACGTCCGTGTAGCCCTCAACGATCACGGCACGCCCGCCGCGGGAGATCGCCTTCTTCGCGAGGTCGAGCCCGTAGAGCACCCGCGACTTGTGGTAGACCGGCGTCTCAGGGGTGTTCAAGTACTTCGGTCCGTTGTCGTCCTCGTAGAGCTTTCTGGCGCCGAACCCGAGCGTCTGCCCGCTCGTGTCGCGAATCGGCCAGACGACGCGGCCGCGGAAGCGATCGTAGACCCCGCGTTGCCCCTCGGAGACGAGACCGGCCTGCACGAGTTCCTGCGGCGTGTAGCCGAGCTGCCGGAGATGGCCCGTGAGGGCGTCCCACCCACGCGGGGCATAGCCGACCGCGAACTGCTCCCACGACGCCGGGGCGAAGCCGCGCTGTTCGAGGAACGCGCGGGCGGTCTGAGCTTCCTCCCCCATGAGCTGATCGCGGTAGAAATCGCTCGCCGCCTGGTTGGCAGCAAGCAGTCGCGCCTTGTTCGGCCCGTCCTCGCGGCGCTCGTAGCCCTCCTCATAGGTGAGCACGTAGTTCGTGCGGGCCGCAAGCCGCTCGACCGCCTCCGCGAACGAGAGGTGATCCATCTTCTGCACGAAGCTGATCGAGTCTCCCGATTCGCCGCAGCCGAAGCAATGGAAGTAGCCGAGGGCCGGGCGCACGTGGAAGCTCGGACTGCGCTCGTCGTGGAACGGGCACAGCCCCTTCATCGAGTCGATGCCAGCGTTCTTCAGCGCGACGTAATCGCCAACGAGGTCGGCGATGTTTGTGCGGCGCTTCACTTCCTCTACATCGCTTGCTTTAATCCGACCCGCCATAGGGGCCATTCTAGTCTTTGCGGGGCGCCGGCGGCGGGCGCTCGCTCAGGGCGCAGTGGCCGCCCATACGCGGCGGGCGCGTCGCGCTACCAGCACAGGATCTGGGATCGGCGATGTGTATGCCGCAGCCCGGCGGAAGTTGCATTGGGTTGGTAGATCACAGGCGGTGCGAGCGTGCACTCCTGTCTATACCAGCGGCACCTCGCACAGCCGGCGGTGCCAGGCGATCGCAGACTGATCGGTGAGCGACGCCACCTGATCCACGATCACGCGCTTTGCCGCTGCGTCGTCGGCGGCCGCCGCGAAGTCAGCCTGGAACGCGGGTTCGAGATCGCGATCCTGACCCTCCCACAGGGTTTCGAGCAGCTCGGCGAGCAGCGCGCGCTGCCGCCGGTAGGTCGGCTGCCTGCGGCCACTCGCCATCACGAACGCCGCGACGATGCCCTTGAGTACCGCGATCTCGGCGTGGATCGCCTTCGGCACGACGAGGGAAGCGCCGTAGCGTGCGAGCGGGGCCCCGCCTGCAGACTCCCGCGTCGCTGCGATGGCGGAGCGCGCGAAGTGCCCGATCATGTCGCTCGTGAAGTTCTTGAGCTGCGCCTGGTGCCTGCGCGACCCGTCCCACCGCGTCAGCCAGGTCGGCGTCGCCGAGATCCTGTCGTAGGCGGCCGAGAGCTCATCGTGCGTGAACGAGCCGTCGGCCCAGCTCGCGACGTCGGCAATGAGCGAGTCGTGCCCCGAACGGGAGGTGAGGATCAGCGGATCGATGTGGTCGCTCACGATCGCGTCCTCGAAGTCATGGACGGAATACGCGATGTCGTCGGACAGGTCCATCGTCTGCGCTTCGGCGCACTTCACCCGAGCAGGCGCGCCTTCGCGCATCCAGTGGAACACCGGGGCGTCGTCGGGGTAGTACCCGAACTTGCCGCTGCCCGCGGGAGCCTCCGAGAGCGCCCACGGGTACTTGCAGCTCGCGTCGAGCGTCGCCCGCGTGAGGTTCAGGCCGGCGCTCTCCCCGGTCTCGCTGAAGCGCTTCGCTTCGAGCCGGGTGAGGATCCTGAGCGTCTGCGCGTTGCCCTCGAACCCGCCAGCGTCACTCGCCCACTCGGCGAGCGCCCGCTCGCCGTTGTGCCCGAACGGCGGATGGCCGAGATCGTGGGTGAGGCAGGCTGCGTCGACGACGTCGCGGTCGAGCCCAAGCGACGCGGCGAGTTCGCGCCCGATCTGGGCGACCTCGAGCGAATGCGTGAGGCGGTTTCTGGCGAAGTCGATGCCCGCGGTCGGGCTGAGCACCTGCGTTTTCGCCGCGAGCTTGCGCAGGCCGGACGAGTGAATGACGCGTGCCCGGTCGCGTTCGAAATCGCTGCGCGCGCCGCTGTGCGTCTCGGGCACGAACCGCTCAATGTCGGCCGCGCCGTACTCCCCGCGCGCCGGCTCCAGGCTAGCCACCCGAGTCGTCCCGCTCCGCTTCGGCGAGCTCGGCGAAGTCGATGTGCGCGCTATCGCGCGAATCGAGCCAGCCGTCGGGGAGCTTGGGCTGCTTCGGGCTCCCAGCCCGGCCTCGCTGCCCCTCCGCGCCAGCGCCTGGGTACGGCAGGGAGCGGTCCATCGTCTCGTAGATCTCGTCGAGGTGCTCGAGCGACTCGACCATCGCGAGCGCTCGGCGGGTGTCGCCGCCGACGCCGTAACCCTTGAAGTACCAAGCGACGTGCTTGCGGATGTCGCGGCAGGCGCGCGCCTCCTCGCCGTCGAAGAACTCGATGAGCAGTTCGGTGTGGCGGCGCATCGCGTCCATCACGAACCCGAGCCCGGGCTTCGCGATCGCGGCGTTCGCCTCGTCCCAGGTCAGCTCACCCTGTTCGGCCTTGAACGCCGCGGCGAGATCCCCGAACAGCCACGGCCGTCCCAGGCAGCCGCGCCCGACGACGACGCCGTCGCAGCCGGTCTCGCGCACCATCCGGATCGCGTCGTCAGCGGCCCAGATGTCGCCGTTGCCGAGGATCGGCACGCTGGTGATGGCCTGCTTAAGCTCGGCGATCGCCGACCAGTCAGCCGTTCCCGAGTAGAACTCGTTCGCGGTGCGCCCGTGGAGCGCGATGGCGGCGACGCCTGCTGCCTCGGCTGAGCGCGCGGCGTCGAGGAAGGTGAGGTGATCGGCATCGATGCCCTTGCGCATCTTCACCGTGAGCGGAATGTCACCGGCGGCCTTCACGGCGCCCTCGACGATCGCGCTAAACAGGTCGGCCTTCCACGGCAGGGCGGCGCCGCCGCCCTTGCGGGTGACCTTCGGGACGGGGCAGCCAAAGTTCAGGTCGATGTGGTCCGCGAGATCCTGATCCACGAGGAACCGGACGGCCTCGGACACAGTCTTCGGGTCGACGCCGTAGAGCTGGATCGAGCGCGGCGTTTCGCTCTCGTGGTGCTTAATAAGCCGGAGTGATCCAGGGGTGCGCTCCACGAGCGCGCGACTCGTGATCATCTCGCTGACGTACAGCCCGGCGCCGTACTCGCGGCAGAGCCGGCGGAAGGCGGTGTTGGTGATGCCGGCCATCGGCGCGAGGATGACGGGAACGTCGAGCTCGAGCGGGCCGATACGCAGGCGTGAGCCTGGAAGCGTTGAGGTAGTCATGACCGCTCTATTCTCGCAGATCGCGGGAGCGCTGAGCGCTACCGCGACTTGGGCTTGTCGACGGCGCCGCCGAACCGCCGGTCGCGGTCGTGGAAGATCTCGATGGCCTCCCACAGGTCCCGCCGCGAGAAGTCGGGCCACAGCTGGTCAAGGAAGACCATTTCGGCGTACGCGGACTGCCACAGCATGAAGTTGCTCGTGCGCTGCTCCCCCGAGCTTCGGACAAACAGGTCGACGTTCGGCAGCTCCGGCACGTACAGGTGCTTCTCGATGACGCGCTCGGAGATGCCGTTGGGCGAAAGCCTGCCGTCGGCGACCTCCGTTGCGATGCGCTTCACCGCGTCCGTGATCTCCGTGCGGCCGCCGTAGTTGACGCACATCGTCAGTGTGAGGCCGGTGTTGTGCGCCGTGTAGGTCTCGGCGAGCTTGAGCTCCTTGATCACCGAGCCCCAGAGGCGCGGCCGCCGCCCGGCCCAGCGCATGCGCACGTTCCAGGCGCTGAGCTGCTCGCGCCGTCGCCGGAGCACGTCGCGGTTGAACCCCATGAGGAACCGCACCTCGTCGGGCGAGCGGCGCCAGTTCTCGGTCGAGAACGCGTACACGCTCAGGTGCGTCACCCCCGCTTGGATCGCCCCGGCAACGACGTCCAGCAGTACCTGTTCGCCCATCCGGTGACCCTCGACGCGCGGCAGGCCCCGCTGGTTCGCCCAGCGGCCGTTGCCGTCCATGACGATCGCGACGTGCTTGGGGGCCGGGCCCCGGAACTTCGGCGGCTGTTCCCCGGTCCAGTCAACGGGAACCAGGGTCTCGGGAGCAATAGCCATGCACCGATTCTAGGTGCGCGGCAGGGAGAACGACCTGAGGCCACGCTCAAGATGCCACTGGGTGTAGGCGGCCGCAATCCCGGCGGCCTGTCCGCGTTCGCGCTCGCCGCTCGCGACGGCTGAGTCCCAGTCGCCCGCGAGCAGGGCGCGAAGCAGATCGATGCTCCCCTGGTCGAGGCGCGGCGAGCCTGCCGGCCGGCAGTTCTCGCAGGCGACACCGCCGAGCTGCACCGCGACAGCGGTGTGCGGGCCGGGTGCGCCGCAGCGAACGCACTCGTCGAACCCCGGCGTCCAGCCCGCGGCCGCCATGGCGCGCAGCAGGTAGCCGTCACGCACGAGTTCGGCGGGAATCTTGCCCGCGGCGAGGGTGCGCAGGGCACCGACGAGGAGCGTGAACAGCTCGGGCGAGGGGCCGCCCTCAGCGAGCCGCTCGGCGGTCTCAGCCATCACGCTGCCAGCCCGATACCTGTCGTAGTCCGCGGTGATCGCGGGCCCGTACGAGCCGAGCGTGACCGCCTGGGTGATCGTGTCGAGGGTGCGGCCCTCGTAGCACTGCACGTCGGCGACCATGAACGGCTCAAGCCGAGCACCGAACTTTGAGGAGGTGCGGCGGACTCCCTTTGCGACCGCTCGGAGTACGCCACGCTTGCTCGTGAGGAGGGTGACGATCCGGTCAGCCTCGCCGAGCTTGTGCGTGCGGAGCACGACACCCTGTTCGCGGTAGAGGGGCACCCCTCCATTATGACGCGTCGCGCTTGGGGTCGGCTCGGCACCCGCGGTGGTTCCGCCCTCCACCCCGATCGATAGATCTGGGATCGGCGTCAGCAATCACGTGCCGGCCAGGATCTGGCATACGGATCGCAGATTTGCAGTGCTGCGGCTGTGGCGCAGTGCTGCGGTCTGGCACAGTGCTGCGGCTGTGGCGCAATGCTGCGGTCTGGCACAGTGCTGTGGCTGTGGTCTGGCACAGGGCCTTGGGGCTGCGGCTGCGGCTGCGGCCGGTTAGGCTCGGGGCCCGCTGCGCCGCCGCCCGCCCTTCGCCTCAGCCTCGCGCCAGGCGCGCTGCGCAGGAGTCTCCCCCGCCGGCGCGGAGCTCGCGCGCTGCCTGTCGGGCGCGCCGCCGCGGCCGAGATGCCAGGCGTGGACGATCGCGAGCGCCAGCGCGTCGGCGGCGTCGGCCGGCTTCGGGGGCGCGGCGAGTCCGAGGAGCCTCGTGACCATGTTCGTGACCTGCGCCTTGTCGGCGGCGCCGTAGCCTGTCACCGAGGCCTTCACCTCGTTCGGGGTGTACATCGCGACAGGGATGCCGCGCTGCTGCGCCAGAAACATCACGATGCCGGAGATCTGGGCGACGCCCATCACGCTCGGGAGGTTCTGTTGGGCGAACACGCGCTCGATGGCGATCGCGTCCGGGCGTTCGCCATCGAGCAGGCGCTCGAGGGCCGAGCCCAGCTGGTGGAGCCGCACAGGCAGCTCCGCTCCGGCCGGGCTCGTCAGCACCTCGACGTGTTCGAACGAGAGTTTTCGGGATCCCTCGGAGCTCACAACGCCCACACCGAGCCTGGTGAGCCCCGGGTCAATCCCGATGACGCGCATACTTACTCGTCGTTAGCGAGTTCCGCCTGGACCTCGTCGGTCAGGTCGAAGTTCGCGTAGACGTTCTGCACGTCGTCGCTGTCTTCAAGCGCGTCGATGATGCGGAACACCTTGCGAGCGGTGTCCGCGTCGATCTCGACCTTGAGGTTGGGCACGAACTCGGCCTCGGCCGAGTCGTAGTCGATGCCGGCCTCGACGAGCGCGCCGCGGGCAGCGGTCAGGTCGGTGGCTTCGGTAATGACCTCGAATGCCTCGCCGTTCGGGGTCGGCTTGACTTCCTCCGCGCCTGCCTCGAGCACTGCCATGAGCACGTCGTCCTCAGTGGTGCCCTCGGCGGGAACGGTGATGACGCCCTTGCGCTCAAAGTTGTAGGCGACCGAGCCCGGATCGGCGAGGGTGGCGCCGTTGCGGCTCAGCGCGGTGCGCACCTCGGCGGCGGCCCGGTTCTTGTTGTCGGTGAGGCACTCGACCATGAGGGCGACGCCGTTCGGGCCGTAGGCCTCGTACATCGTCGTGAAGTACTCGACCGACTCGCCGGTGAGGCCCGCGCCGCGCTTGATGGCACGGTCGATGTTGTCGCCGGGGACGGAGTTCTTCTTCGCCTTGTGCACGGCCTCGGCGAGCGCCGGGTTACCTGCGAGGTCGGGCCCGCCGATGCGAGCGGCGACCTCGATCACCTTGATGTACTTGGCGAACGCCTTCGCGCGCCGCGAGTCGAGAATTGCCTTCTTATGCTTGGTGGTTGCCCACTTGGAGTGTCCGGCCACGGGTGCTCCTGCTTTCTTACGTGTGTGTCTGCTGCGATCCTAGTGCGGTGGGGCGTTCGCCCCGAACTCGGCGTCGGGTGGGTCTGCCCAGGCAGCCGCGATGAGGTCCCGGACCTCGCCGAGCAGCTGGGGCATCGCCTTCGTCTGCCCGATGATCGGGAAGAAGTTCGCGTCCGACGCCCACCGGGGCACGATGTGCTGGTGGAGGTGCGCGGCGACCCCTGCGCCCGCGATTTCGCCCTGGTTCATGCCGAGGTTGAAGCCCGCGCAGTTCAGGGCCTGGCGCGCGGCGCGCATCCCGGCCTGGGTGAGTGCGCCGATCTCGGCGACCTCCTCCGGCGTCGCCTCGTCGTACCCGGCGACGTGGCGGTATGGGCAGACGAGCATGTGCCCGCTGTTGTACGGGAACAGGTTGAGCAGCACGTACGCGGTCTTCCCGCGGTGCACGATGAGCGAGGACTCGTCATCGTGCCGCGGGGCCGCGCAGAATGGGCAGTCGGTGTGATCCGCCTGGTGATGGTCCGACACGTACGCCATGCGGTGCGGCACCCAGAGGCGCTGCAGCGGGTTCGGTGTCCCGACCGTGCCGCGCTCCCCTGGGGCCTCAGCCTGGGTTTCGTCAGTTCCAAACATGAATGTGTCGCCTACCGGGCTACTCCGACCAGGCCGTCGAGACCTGCTCGTGGCTCTCGATCGCTGCGAGGATGCGCGCGATAGCGTCGTCGACCGGGACGCCATTGAGCTGCGTGCCGTCGCGGAAGCGGAAGCTGACTGCGCCCGCCGCCCGATCCTCCTCGCCAGCGATGAGCTGGAACGGCACCTTCATCTTGGTGTGAGTGCGGATCTTCTTCGGCATCCGGTCATCGGAGTGATCGACGTGCGCGCGGACGCCCGCCGAGCGAAGCCGCGCGAAGATCTCCTCGAGGTAGTCGCCGTACTCGGCGGCGACGGGAATGCCGACGACCTGTTCGGGGGCGAGCCACACGGGGAACGCGCCAGCGTAGTGCTCGAGCAGGATCGCGAAGAACCGCTCGATCGAGCCGAGCAACGCGCGGTGGATCATGACGGGCTGCTTGCGGGTGCCGTCGGCCGCGGCATACTCGAGCTCGAACAGTTCGGGCTGGTTGAAGTCGAGCTGGACGGTGGACAGCTGCCACGTGCGGCCGATCGCGTCACGCGCCTGCACCGAGATCTTCGGGCCGTAGAACGCTGCGCCGCCCGGATCCGCGACGAGTTCGAGACCGGATTCCTCGCCGACCTCGCGCAGGGTCTGCTCGGCGTCCGCCCACTGCTCGTCGGTGCCGACCGACTTCTCCGGGTCACGCGTTGAGAGCTCGAGGTAGAAGTCGTCGAGGCCGTACGCGCGGAGCGTCGCGAACACGAACTCGAGCTGCCGCTTGAGCTCGTCCTTCACCTGTTCGTCGGTGACGTAGATGTGGGCGTCGTCCTGGGTAAGACCGCGGACGCGGGTGAGACCGGACAGCGTGCCCGACTTCTCGTAGCGATACACCGTGCCGAACTCGGCAAGTCGCAGGGGAAGCTCGCGGTAACTGCGGGCACGTGCGCGGAAGATGAGGTTGTGGAACGGGCAGTTCATGGGCTTCAGGTAGTAGTCCTGGCCCTGCTTGGTGACGTTGCCCTCCTCGTCGACGACCTCGTCGAGGTGCATCGCCGGGAACATGCCTTCCTTGTACCAGTTGAGGTGCTGGCTCGTCTCGAACAGGGTCCCCTTGGTGATGTGGGGGCTGTTCACGACCTCGTAGCCGTTCCGCACGAGCTCTGAGCTCATGAACTTCTCGATCTCGTGGCGGATGATGCCGCCCTTGGGATGGAAGACGGCGAGGCCAGAGCCAATCTCGTCGGGGAAGGAGAACAGATCGAGTTCGACGCCAAGCTTGCGGTGGTCGCGCTTCGCCGCCTCCTCGAGGCGAGTCTGGTAGGCGCGCAGCTCATCCTTCGTCGGCCAGGCGGTACCGTAGACGCGCTGCAGCATCGGATTCGCCTCGCTGCCGCGCCAGTACGCTCCGCTCGAGCGCATGAGCGCCCAACCGTTGCCGATCATCTTGGTGTTTGGCAGGTGCGGCCCGCGGCAGAGGTCCTTCCACTGCGTCTCCCCCGTCTTCGGGTCGACATTGTCGTAGATGGTGAGCTCGGCGCCGCCGACCTCGACGTTCTCATTGTCGGAACCCGAGTCGGCTCCGCCCTTGAGCCCGATGAGTTCGAGCTTGTAGGGCTCGTTCGCGAGCTCCGCACGGGCCTCGTCCTCGCTCACGACCCGGCGCACGAAGCGCTGGCCCTGCTTGACGATCTTCTGCATCTCTTTCTCGAGCGCCTTGAGATCCTCGGGGGTGAACGCCTCGGCCGAGTCGAAGTCGTAGTAGAAGCCGTCGGTGATGGGCGGGCCGATGCCGAGCTTCGTCTCGGGGTTGACCCGCTGCACGGCCTGCGCGAGCACGTGCGCGGCCGAGTGCCGGAGGATGTT
Protein-coding regions in this window:
- a CDS encoding HIT family protein; translation: MFGTDETQAEAPGERGTVGTPNPLQRLWVPHRMAYVSDHHQADHTDCPFCAAPRHDDESSLIVHRGKTAYVLLNLFPYNSGHMLVCPYRHVAGYDEATPEEVAEIGALTQAGMRAARQALNCAGFNLGMNQGEIAGAGVAAHLHQHIVPRWASDANFFPIIGQTKAMPQLLGEVRDLIAAAWADPPDAEFGANAPPH
- the thrS gene encoding threonine--tRNA ligase translates to MADGFSLFTDRSVVAMRVNGELRDLAWEVTDTDTVEPVTIDSEDGLNILRHSAAHVLAQAVQRVNPETKLGIGPPITDGFYYDFDSAEAFTPEDLKALEKEMQKIVKQGQRFVRRVVSEDEARAELANEPYKLELIGLKGGADSGSDNENVEVGGAELTIYDNVDPKTGETQWKDLCRGPHLPNTKMIGNGWALMRSSGAYWRGSEANPMLQRVYGTAWPTKDELRAYQTRLEEAAKRDHRKLGVELDLFSFPDEIGSGLAVFHPKGGIIRHEIEKFMSSELVRNGYEVVNSPHITKGTLFETSQHLNWYKEGMFPAMHLDEVVDEEGNVTKQGQDYYLKPMNCPFHNLIFRARARSYRELPLRLAEFGTVYRYEKSGTLSGLTRVRGLTQDDAHIYVTDEQVKDELKRQLEFVFATLRAYGLDDFYLELSTRDPEKSVGTDEQWADAEQTLREVGEESGLELVADPGGAAFYGPKISVQARDAIGRTWQLSTVQLDFNQPELFELEYAAADGTRKQPVMIHRALLGSIERFFAILLEHYAGAFPVWLAPEQVVGIPVAAEYGDYLEEIFARLRSAGVRAHVDHSDDRMPKKIRTHTKMKVPFQLIAGEEDRAAGAVSFRFRDGTQLNGVPVDDAIARILAAIESHEQVSTAWSE